The genomic interval GGCCGTGGCCAGCGACGAGCCGCAGACGGCGGCGAAGCCGGAGCAGGCGAAGATCGAGGAGATGGCGAGCGCGCCCGGAATGCGGCGCAGCACCGCCTTGGCGGCGTCGAACAGGCCGCCGGTCATGCCGGTATGGAAGGCGATGAAGCCCATCAGCAGGAACATAGGCACCGCCGACAGCGTCCAGTTGGAGACGAAGGAGAACGGCGTCGAGGACAGGATGCCGATCGCCGGCGTCGGGCCGAGCAGCCAGGCGATGCCGGCCACCGGCACCGCGATCAGGGCCAGCGCGACGGGCACGCGGAGCGCAAGCAGCACGAACAGGAGGATCACGCCTGCGATGCCGGTGGCGATGCTCATTTCGCGGACTCCTGCTTGGGAACGATCATGCGGATCGCCGTAACGAGTGCGGCCAGGCCGAAGCCGAGCGGCACGAGGAAATAGGCCGGCCAGGTCGGCACCCGGGTGTTCTGGGCCAGCACGAACACGCCGGTGTCGTAGTTCTTCAGCGCGGTCTGCCAGGTCACCCAGGCCAGTGCGCCGTAGATGACGGTCGACACGAGCGCGACCATCCGGTCGGACCATTCCAGCGCACGGGGGCCGAGCAGCGGCTCGATCACCTCGACCTGCACCATGCCGCCGCCGCGCTCGACCCAGGCGAGCGGGATGAAGGCCAGCGCGATCATGTAGTAATGGGTGACGATCTCGTAGGTGGCCGGGATCGGCGAATTGACGGCGTTGCGCAACGCCACGTCGGCGACCACGTGCAACATCAGCGTGATGATGGCGAGGGCTCCGATCAGCGCAAGCAGCAACAACAACCCGTCCTGCACGCGGAAAAGCGAGCGCATGGGACTGTCCTCGGGTGGCGGGTGGACACAGGCAGTCGGCCGGGGCCCCGCGAGCAGGGCCCCGGCCGGTTCGTCGGATCAGCTGCCGTAGCTGGCGAGATCGACCTTCGACCAGACCTCGTCATAGACCTTCTGGGCCATGACCGCCGGGTCGTTGTTCGCGGCTTCGGCGATCGCCTGCCACTTCGCGACCAGCTCCTGGAAGTGCTGGATCTGCTCCGGCGCGTCGGCGATGCCGAACTCCTTCTGGGAGTATTCGCCGGCCGTCTTGATGTCGGCCTCGACGAAGTCCTTGATCGCCTGCACCAGCGACGCATCCGCCTCGATCAGTTCGACGCCCTTGTCCTTGGACGCCTGCTCGGCGTCCTTCGGCATGTCGTGGCCCCAGCGGTTGGTGAAGTCGGCATTGGCGCGATTGGCGGCCCGCACCATGGCGGCGCGGTCCTCGGCCGACAGGCTCGCCCAGGTGTCCTTGTTGACGGTGAAGTTGGACGTCGAATGATACAGGCCGAGCGGCGCGAAGGTGACGTATTTCACCACCTCGACCAGACGGAACGACAGCATGTCGGCGATCGAGGCCATGGTGCCGTCGATGGCGCCCTGGTTGATCGCCTCGAACTGGTCGAGCACCGACAGCTGCACCGGGGTGGCGCCGAAGTTCTCGGCCAGACGCGCCCAGGGCGCACCGCCCGAACGCAGGCGCAGGCCCTTGAGGTCCTCCGCCGTGCGCACCGGCTTGGTGGTCAGGAACTCGTAGACGTCCGACGCGCCGGAGCCCAGGTAGACGAAGCCCATCTTCTTCATCTCTTCCTGGCACGGGGCGCAGGTGACGATGAATTCGGTCACCGCCGCGCCCATCGCCTGCGAGTTGGTGCCGATCAGCGACAGCTGGCCGGTCACCGCCATCATCGGCAGGTCGGCGGGAAAATAGAGCGGCAGCAGGTTGCCGACTTCGGCGATTTGGCTCTGCAGCGCGTCCTTCATCTGGCCGAGCGAGACCACTTCGGGGCCCATGACGGTGGCGGTCAGCCGGCCGTCGGATTCCTGCGGCAGGTATTCCACCAGCTTCTGGTACAGGTGGCTGTTGGACGGATGCGCCGGCGGCGCGCCCGGAGCGATGCGCAGTTCGCGCGCCTCGGCCATCGTCGCGCCGAAGGCCATGCTGGCCGCCAGCGCCGTCATAGCAAGCAGTTTCTTCATCTCACTTCCTCCCAAATCAACGCCCGGAACCCGCTAGAGCTTGAGAATCTTCCTCGCATTCTCCTTCAGGATGAGCGGGCGGACCTCATCCCGGATCTCGATCTTGCCGAAATCGGCCAGCCAGCGGTCCGGCGTGATCGCCGGCCAGTCCGAGCCGAACAGCATCTTGTGCTTCAAAATCGTGTTGGCGTACTGCACCAGGATCGCCGGAAAATATTTCGGCGACCAGCCCGACAGGTCGATGTAGACGTTGGGCTTGTGGGTCGCCACCGACAGCGCCTCCTCCTGCCAGGGGAAGGAGGGATGCGCCAGGATGATCGGCATGTCGGGGAAATCCGCCGCCACGTCGTCCAGGTACATCGGGTTGGAGAACTTCAGCCGCATGCCCATGCCGCCGCGCATGCCCGAGCCGACGCCGGTCTGGCCGGTGTGGAACAGTGCGATGGCGCCCTCCTCCGCGATCGCCTCGTACAGCACGTAGGCGCTGCGGTCGTTGGGGTAGAACCCCTGCATGGTCGGGTGAAACTTGAAGCCCCTGACACCGAACTCGCGCACCAGACGGCGCGCCTCCCGCGCCCCGGCCTTGCCCTTGGCCGGATCGATCGACGCGAAGGGGATCATGATGTCGCTGTTTTCGGCCGCGATCTGGGCGACTTCCTCGTTGCTGTAGCGGCGGAAGCCGGTCTCGCGCTCGGCGTCGACGGGGAAGATCACGCAGCCGATCTTGCGCTCGCGGTAATAGACGGCCGTCTCGCGCACGGTCGGCAGCATGCCCTTTGCGCCGGCGGGATTCCTGAAATACTTCGCCATGCCGGCCTGGAACTCGTCGTAGCCGTCGTCGCGCGGGCCGCAGCAGGGTTCCTCCGCGTGGGTATGGATGTCGAGCGCGATCAGATCGTCGAGATTCATTTCGTCTCCTCCCGGTCCAGCCCCGAGAACTTCCTCAGCAGGCGGATCAGTTCGTTCTTTTCGTCGGCGCTCAGATGGCTGTCGAGCGAGCCGATGTAGCCGAAGAAGTCGCTCCGGTGGCGGGCGACGAACTCGCGCCCCATGGGCGTCAGGTCGAGTTCGACCGCGCGCCGGTCGTGGTCGGGAATCGTGCGCATGATGTAGCCGTCGGACTCGAAGGCCCGCACCAGCTTGGTCATGTGCGCGTTCTTGATCATCAGCCGCTGCGCCAGGATGCCCTGCCGGATGCCCGGATTGCAGTAGATCAGCCAGAGCACCGAGAACTCGCCCGGCTTGAGGCCGAGATGGCCGATCTCCTTGTAGAAATACTCGAACACGCGCAGCTGCGACACGCGCAGCAGGAAGCCGAGCGAGACCTCCAGCTGGCCCATCTCGACCTTGTCGGCCGTCAGCGGCGGCGCGATCGTCTGGTCCATGATCACGTTCCCGGCGCCTGGACCTTGCCGGCGCGCTTCTCGAGGAAGGCGCGCAGCCGCTCCTCCGCTTCCGGGCTGGTCGAGGTGAAGGAGGCGATGAAGGACTCGACGAACAGGCCGTCCTCCTTGGCCATGTCCTGGATACGCGGCAGCGCGTTGATGACGGCGTAGTTGGACAGCTCGGCGTTACTCGCCGCCGCGCGCGCCAGTTCCTCGGCCTTCCGCCGCGCCTGACCCTCGTCGACGACGTATTGCACGAGGTTCCAGCGCTCCGCCTCCTCGGCCGACACCACGCGGCCGGTCAGCATCATGTCGGTCATGCGCGCGACACCCATCAGCCGGGCGGCGCGCACCGAGCCGCCGCCGCCGACGAAGATGCCGCGCTGGCCTTCCGGCAGCGCCATGAAGGCGGTACGGTCGGCGACGCGGATGTGGGTCGCCGAGGCCAGTTCCAGGCCGCCGCCGACCACCGCGCCGTGCAGGGCGGAGATCCAGGGAATCGTGCCGTGCTCGATCATGGAGAACACCGCATGCCAGCGGCGCGAGCCGCGCACGCCCTCGATCGGGGTCTTCTGGACGTGCTCGGCGAGGTCGAGGCCGGCGCAGAAATGCTTGCCGTGACCGAAAATCACCGCCGCCTTGGCCTCGCGCTCGGCGCGTGCGACCACCGCGGCGATCGCCTCGACGGCGCGGTCGTTGATGGCGTTGCGCTTTTCGGGGCGGTTAAGGCCCACATGCGCAATACCGTCGGAAAGCTCGTAGCTCACAAACTCCGAAATCGCCGCCTCAGCCATTCGATGGTCTCTCGTTCTTGTCGTTCGGTGGACCCGGGCAGGTTCCACTTGAATTGTTTCCACGGATAATGTTTTTATGCAAACAAATTGATCGGGCCGCGTCAAGGGAATGTTGTACCGCACCGCGGCAGGAGGCTGGTCAGGGAGGAAGGCATGGCAGGAGCGAAGCTGCGCGCGATCAGGTTGTGGTCGCCCCGGTTGAAGTGGCAGGAACGGCCGGACGGCAGCATGGTCGTCTGGCGCGAGGATCCGCTCGGCGCCTATCCGGACAAGATCAACGAGCGCCTGGCGCATTGGGCGCGGGTCGCCCCGGACCGCACCTGGATGGCGGCGCGCGCGGCCGACGGCAGCTGGCGCGAGGTAACCTACGCCCAGGCGCTCGACGCCGTGCGCCGGCTCGGCCAGGCCTTCCTCGACCGCGGCCTGTCGATCGAGCGGCCGGTGATGATCCTGTCGGGCAATTCCATCGAACACGCTCTGGTCGCCCTCGGCGCCCAGCACGTCGGCATCGCCTCGGCGGCGATCTCGCCCGCCTACGCGCTCGTCTCCGGCGATTTCAACAAGCTCGGCGACATCTGCCGCCAGATCACCCCCGGCCTCGTCTATGCCGAATCGGGCACGCCGTTCCAGAAGGCGATCGACGCGGTCGTGCCCGCCGACGTGCCGGTCGTGTCCCTGCGCGACCCCGTCGCCGGCCGCGAGGCGATCGCTCTCGACGACCTGCTGAAGACCGAGCCGACGCCTTCGGTCGACGCCGCCTTCGACGCCGTCGGCCCGGACACCGTCGCCAAGTTCCTGTTCACCTCCGGCACCACCGGCTCGCCCAAGGCGGTCATCCAGACCCAGCGCATGATGTGCGCCAACATGGAGATGGTGGCCGACTGCTACGCCTTCCTGCGCGACGAGCCGCCGGTCGTGGTCGACTGGGCGCCGTGGAACCACACCGCCAGCGGCAACAAGGTGTTCAATCTGGTCATCTACCACGGCGGCACCTTCTACATCGACGAGGGCAAGCCGACGCCCAAGGGCATCGCCGAGACGATCCGCAACCTGCGCGAGGTGTCGCCGACCTGGTACTTCAACGTGCCGGCCGGCTTCGAGATGCTGGTCCACGCCATGGAGAGCGACGAGACCCTGCGGCAGAGCTTCTTCCGCAGGGTCAAGCTGCTGCTTTACGCCGGCGCCGGCATGGCCCAGCACACCTGGGACGACCTCAACCGCCTGGCCGAGCAGACCCTCGGCGAGCGCATCCTGCTCGCCACCGGCCTCGGCTCGACCGAGACCGCGCCGTTCTCCCTGTTCTGCACCGACGAACAGGAGCACCCCGGCAACGTCGGCATCCCGTCGCAGGGCATCACCCTGAAGCTGGTGCCGGTCGGCGACAAGCTGGAGGCCCGGCTCAAAGGTCCCAACATCACGCCCGGCTACTGGCGCAACCCGGCGCTGACCGAGGCCGCCTTCGACGAGGAAGGCTTCTACAAGATCGGCGACGCGCTGCGCTTCGCCGTGCCCGGCGACCCGACGAAGGGCTTCTTCTTCGACGGCCGCATCGCGGAGAATTTCAAGCTGCAGACCGGCACCTGGGTCGCCGTCGGCACGCTGCGCGCCAAGCTGGTCAACCAGCTCGGCGGGCTCGCCCGCGATGCCGTCATCGCCGGCGAGAACCAGGAGGAACTCGGCGCTCTGCTGCTGCCGGTGATGCCGGCCCTGCGCGCCCTGGTGCCCGGCGAGGCCGATCTCGACGACGACGCCGTCCTCGCCCACCCGGCCGTACGCGCCGAGCTGGAGAAGCGCCTGTCCGAGCATGCCCGCCAGGCGACCGGCTCGGCCACCCGCGTCATGCGCGCATTGTTCCTCGACGAGGAGCCGTCGCTCGACAAGGGCGAGATCACCGACAAGGGCTCGATCAACCAGCGCGCCGTGCTCAACCATCGCAAGGCGCTGGTCGAGACGCTGTACAGCGACGACCCGCGCGTCCTTCACGCCCGCTGACGAAAGGCTGCCCCATGAAGATCGACGGAAGTTGCGCCCTGGTCACCGGAGCCGGCTCCGGCCTCGGCGAGGCGACTGCCCGCCTGCTCGCCGGCCTTGGCGCCCGGGTCGGCGTGTTCGACCTCAATGCGGAGGCGGCCGCGCGCGTCGCCGCGGACATCGGCGGCCTGGCGCTCACGGGCGACGTCACCGACGAAACCGCGGCCGGCGCAGCCATGACCGCGGCCGAGGCGGCCTTCGGCCCCCTGCGCATCCTGGTCAACTGCGCCGGCATCGGCACGGCGAGCCGCATCGTCGGCCGCGACGGGCCGATGCCGCTCGCCGCCTTCGAGCGCGTCATCCGCGTCAACCTGGTCGGCACCTTCAACATGATGCGGCTCGCCGCCGCGCGCATGGCCGCCGCCGAGGCGCTGGACGACGGCGCGCGCGGCGTCATCGTCAACACCGCCTCGGTCGCCGCCTTCGACGGCCAGATCGGCCAGGCCGCCTATGCCGCCTCGAAGGGAGGCATCGTCTCGCTCGCCCTGCCGGCGGCGCGCGAATTCGCCCGCAGCGGCATCCGCGTCAACACCATCGCACCCGGCATCTTCCTGACCCCGCTGCTGCACACCCTGCCGCAGGAGGCGCAGCAGAGCCTCGCCGCCAGCATTCCCTATCCGAGCCGGCTCGGCGATCCGGCCGAGTTCGCCGATGCGGTGCGCTTCTTCGTCGAGAACCAGTATGCCAACGGCGAGGTGCTGCGGCTCGACGGCGCCGTCCGCCTGGCGCCGAGGTAGTCCCATGTCCTTCTACGCCCTCCAGGCCGACCGCACGGCGG from Polymorphum gilvum SL003B-26A1 carries:
- a CDS encoding TRAP transporter small permease, with amino-acid sequence MRSLFRVQDGLLLLLALIGALAIITLMLHVVADVALRNAVNSPIPATYEIVTHYYMIALAFIPLAWVERGGGMVQVEVIEPLLGPRALEWSDRMVALVSTVIYGALAWVTWQTALKNYDTGVFVLAQNTRVPTWPAYFLVPLGFGLAALVTAIRMIVPKQESAK
- a CDS encoding C4-dicarboxylate TRAP transporter substrate-binding protein, which produces MKKLLAMTALAASMAFGATMAEARELRIAPGAPPAHPSNSHLYQKLVEYLPQESDGRLTATVMGPEVVSLGQMKDALQSQIAEVGNLLPLYFPADLPMMAVTGQLSLIGTNSQAMGAAVTEFIVTCAPCQEEMKKMGFVYLGSGASDVYEFLTTKPVRTAEDLKGLRLRSGGAPWARLAENFGATPVQLSVLDQFEAINQGAIDGTMASIADMLSFRLVEVVKYVTFAPLGLYHSTSNFTVNKDTWASLSAEDRAAMVRAANRANADFTNRWGHDMPKDAEQASKDKGVELIEADASLVQAIKDFVEADIKTAGEYSQKEFGIADAPEQIQHFQELVAKWQAIAEAANNDPAVMAQKVYDEVWSKVDLASYGS
- a CDS encoding 4-hydroxyphenyl-beta-ketoacyl-CoA hydrolase, which gives rise to MNLDDLIALDIHTHAEEPCCGPRDDGYDEFQAGMAKYFRNPAGAKGMLPTVRETAVYYRERKIGCVIFPVDAERETGFRRYSNEEVAQIAAENSDIMIPFASIDPAKGKAGAREARRLVREFGVRGFKFHPTMQGFYPNDRSAYVLYEAIAEEGAIALFHTGQTGVGSGMRGGMGMRLKFSNPMYLDDVAADFPDMPIILAHPSFPWQEEALSVATHKPNVYIDLSGWSPKYFPAILVQYANTILKHKMLFGSDWPAITPDRWLADFGKIEIRDEVRPLILKENARKILKL
- a CDS encoding MarR family winged helix-turn-helix transcriptional regulator; this translates as MDQTIAPPLTADKVEMGQLEVSLGFLLRVSQLRVFEYFYKEIGHLGLKPGEFSVLWLIYCNPGIRQGILAQRLMIKNAHMTKLVRAFESDGYIMRTIPDHDRRAVELDLTPMGREFVARHRSDFFGYIGSLDSHLSADEKNELIRLLRKFSGLDREETK
- a CDS encoding crotonase/enoyl-CoA hydratase family protein — protein: MAEAAISEFVSYELSDGIAHVGLNRPEKRNAINDRAVEAIAAVVARAEREAKAAVIFGHGKHFCAGLDLAEHVQKTPIEGVRGSRRWHAVFSMIEHGTIPWISALHGAVVGGGLELASATHIRVADRTAFMALPEGQRGIFVGGGGSVRAARLMGVARMTDMMLTGRVVSAEEAERWNLVQYVVDEGQARRKAEELARAAASNAELSNYAVINALPRIQDMAKEDGLFVESFIASFTSTSPEAEERLRAFLEKRAGKVQAPGT
- a CDS encoding feruloyl-CoA synthase codes for the protein MAGAKLRAIRLWSPRLKWQERPDGSMVVWREDPLGAYPDKINERLAHWARVAPDRTWMAARAADGSWREVTYAQALDAVRRLGQAFLDRGLSIERPVMILSGNSIEHALVALGAQHVGIASAAISPAYALVSGDFNKLGDICRQITPGLVYAESGTPFQKAIDAVVPADVPVVSLRDPVAGREAIALDDLLKTEPTPSVDAAFDAVGPDTVAKFLFTSGTTGSPKAVIQTQRMMCANMEMVADCYAFLRDEPPVVVDWAPWNHTASGNKVFNLVIYHGGTFYIDEGKPTPKGIAETIRNLREVSPTWYFNVPAGFEMLVHAMESDETLRQSFFRRVKLLLYAGAGMAQHTWDDLNRLAEQTLGERILLATGLGSTETAPFSLFCTDEQEHPGNVGIPSQGITLKLVPVGDKLEARLKGPNITPGYWRNPALTEAAFDEEGFYKIGDALRFAVPGDPTKGFFFDGRIAENFKLQTGTWVAVGTLRAKLVNQLGGLARDAVIAGENQEELGALLLPVMPALRALVPGEADLDDDAVLAHPAVRAELEKRLSEHARQATGSATRVMRALFLDEEPSLDKGEITDKGSINQRAVLNHRKALVETLYSDDPRVLHAR
- a CDS encoding SDR family NAD(P)-dependent oxidoreductase produces the protein MKIDGSCALVTGAGSGLGEATARLLAGLGARVGVFDLNAEAAARVAADIGGLALTGDVTDETAAGAAMTAAEAAFGPLRILVNCAGIGTASRIVGRDGPMPLAAFERVIRVNLVGTFNMMRLAAARMAAAEALDDGARGVIVNTASVAAFDGQIGQAAYAASKGGIVSLALPAAREFARSGIRVNTIAPGIFLTPLLHTLPQEAQQSLAASIPYPSRLGDPAEFADAVRFFVENQYANGEVLRLDGAVRLAPR